ATCTGAATGTCATGTcaggttcttcttcttttctaccCGTTCCTATGGTTCAAGCTTTATCTGCATTTGTTTAAGCAAAGGCGGTCAAAACTGGGGAAGCGtcatgagaagaaaaagaactgaAGCTAATTCCTCCTTCCGACACCCGCTAGTTGTAAATCCTTACTTTTGGCTATGCGAGCTAAGCCATTCGTTGTCCTCAAGAATCCCATTTGTCACTGTGGCCTATTTGATCACCCTTCCTAACTGTGGGGGTTTATTATTATGTGTGCACAATTTTGTATAGTTTCTTCTTTAGGGAAACTCAAATGCCTGTATTTCTCCTGAATCAGGTATGAAGCAGACACACTGATATAACTATAACACATGATTTATCTGAAGGTTTGTGTTGTAGCAATTAATATATTTCCTGCTTTCTTGAAGAATGAATTTACTTATATGAGTGTAATTTGCCATTTCAATTCTTACATGGAGTATTAGAATGGAAAAATTGCAGTAGATGGAGAATGGTTGTTGTAAGCCAGCACACCTAACATTTGACAATGTAGTATTTCGAGAGATGTCTCCTTTGGGGCCTGCAACTTTTCCAGcttcaattgcattttgaagAGCATATATTATATAGCATTGACTTTTGGTTGAAAGTTGAGGCCAAAGCAAAACACTAGGGAATCTATGTACTACGTAGCATTGACACTCTCTAGTAGAGTAGTTTTTGTGTCGTGCCGACACTCCGACACACAGTCAATGAATattgaaaaatccgacacgtggtcaattTTCTCTGACACGCgagtttgaaattttgactCACGATTTTGACCAATATgagatcaatttttaaaattttcaatacttaagaggtaaaaatgtaaatatacaaaaaaaaaaaaaaaaaaaagaaaaaaaaaaaaagggctagGGATAGGCTGCTGCCATTGAGGTGGGGGGCGACCTCAGCCCCaagcaacaaagaaaaaggggggGCGGGCCTTGTCAACCTGGGTGAGGCCATCATTTGCCAAGCAAGGGCCCGAggctcacccaaatttgggcgacACCACACCCTCGCCTGGGCCTAGCAAGGGTCGTTGGCCCTTGCTTGGGGGCAAGGAGGCTTGCCGACCCCAATTGATGTatcgcctagatctgggcaagTCTTACCAGGCCTTGCCTTGGTCGGCGACAAGGGGGCGGGCGGGCCTTGTCAACCTGGGTGAGGCCATCATTTGCCAAGAGGGCGAGCGAGGCTCACTAGGCGACACCACACCTGGTTGGTGCAAGGGTCGTTGGCCCTTGCTTGGGGCAAGGAGGCTTGCCGACcccctcgccagatcgggcAAGTGCCTTGCCTGGTCGGCGACAAGGGTCCCCCCCAACGGTAGTTAGGCACGCCGTTGACGAGGGTAATGGCATGCCCAGCCATGACCgtgtctctttcttttctttttttttttttagagttatttttttaaaagtttttactatgaaaaaagtaataaaaaaaaaccacataggataaataaataaatttaaatatactACTTTAGCATCATCCCtataagttttatgtattattgtaatgGAATACAATTGAATTTGTTAAGTAAAATAacaaatgatattaacaaatgttgagttaatatttttaatgtaaacTAATCCTaagctctttttattattatttatttatatacaaAATTATATTTACTATATAAAGTATTCGAATGTAGAATTCTcgtatttttaaaaagtgatgTCGACATGGTGCGTATGGTGTCGTATGTCCGTTTTGGTGCTATACAATATACTTGATCCATTTGATGTTTATATtgtgatatttttgttttcatccgtcctttcttttgtttaaagAATGGCGTCACAAAAGAGCAGCGGCTTGGCCCTTTTATCTTAAATTTCTTGCAATTTTTGTTATAATATCGGTGGACTTGTTGAAGAGTCCataaattcatgaaaataagTCCTTGTTCAATCCTGTGACTTCTCAACTGAACAGGAAGGGGAATAGCTGCACAAAGGTACAATTGACGATGGAAAGATACAAATAACGACACCCAGAACACCAACGGAACCCAATGACCTGCAGGCCACTTTTTACTGCTTAAAAGGAAAGTAATATACTTTAAAAATCTGCTGATGGGAGCTGCTCATGTGTGCTTTGGTTGATGAAGAAGGTGTCATAGACAACTGCGGCAATACCGGCGCCGACGAAGGGGCCGAGCCAGTACACCCAGTGGCTGTCCCAAGACCAGCTCACGACAGCAGGCCCGAATGAGACTGCCGGGTTCATGGATGCTCCATCGAAGGCTCCACCTGCTAAGATGTTGGCACCCACAATGAACCCAATCGCGATTGGCGCAACGATCCCTATATTCCCCTTCTTCGGGTCAACGGCAGTTGCATAGACTGTGTAGACGAGGCCGAATGTCATCACTATTTCAAAGACCAGGGCATTCCACACAGTGACATCGGATGAAAGCGAAAATGCTGATGTTTCCTGCATCACAAATGAGACATGTAAGTTATACTTTCGTCTTAGTAAGTCGCTGCTCTGTTTCTGCGAAATGTTTGCTTCTATGCTCTTATGTCTTACCATTCCCCCGGTTGAGAACTTAAGAAGCAAGCAGGCCACTACCGAGCCAAGCAACTGAGCGACCCAATACAAGACACTCCGAGAGAGCGTGATGTGCCCGCCAACAAAGGCTCCGAATGTGACCGCCGGGTTGACGTGTCCACCGGAAATGTTTGCGCCCACTGAAACAGCGACAAAAAGTGCAAAAGCATGAGCAAGGGACGCCGCCACGAGGCCTGCTGGAGTCGTCGAGCCATCATCCGTGAGCTTATCTGTCAAGACACCAAAAACATCTCACTTGGCAAGCTTGCGCCTTGTTGTATATACTATGCTTCCCATATCATTATAGATCACATATGAACCCCGAACGAGCTTGTCATGACTTTTCGAACCATAAGTAAtgtcgaatttaaaaaaatcacacaaaGCTTAGCGAGGATAGTCTGTTTCAGGAAGCCCTCAGgactttgtttttgaaaaatgtagAACAAGCTGGACAAATGACATTTCCGAATTGAAGTCGTGACACTAAACTAAAGTCACTTTCTTACTGAATGCCATGCCAGAGCCTTCTCCAGCGAAAACAAAGATGAGCATTGAAATGAACTCAGCCAGACCAGCCTTGAGAGCATCGACTTGGCCAATTTCGGCCGGAGATCCAATGGCGATCCTAGAAATCGGCATTGTTTATgcaatgtgtgtgtgtgagagagagagagagagagacttttttgtttctttctgaGCTCTGAACTCAGGAGCTTGGAAGAAATGTCGCTGTTTTCTTGATATTTGCATGGTGTTTAGAGAACTATATATAGGGACACCAAAATAAGGTTAATACGAGACCAGAATAGCCGGTTCCTCTCCGGTAACCCATGAagcccataattttttttgcatctATGAAGCAGCAACATCTCCTTTGGCAATCCACTCGTCGCTGTCGACGAAGGGCTCTTTCGTGGGCCCCTAGCCGTCCCCACACGACACGTGGCCGGCGGATGCAGCTCTGACGGGCCAATCCAAGGGCTAGGAATTCCCCTCATCACCGACCCGATGGGTGTGCAGGTGGGTCCAACTCCAATGATAATCTAAGCTTCGTCGCCTGACCGACCATGGAATTGTTTATGACAAATGTGGGAACGGAGGGTGGTTAGCTTCTGGGCTGGCCTCATCATCTTGCACAGACCAAATGCAATTAAATTGTGattaaaatttgcattttgctTAGTGGAGATCACGCACGGTGACGAGATCAAGCACGGTCGGTGTTGCGAGGGTCTCAATTTACAACCCCGTGATTTTACAGTGGTTGGTGGACCGACCAGCATGGGATTCTCATTCTTGCTATTTAGACGTGAAGATTTCCTATTTCCTATGAGACGAGAACCCTCGACGAGCTACTGGCTCTTTCACATGCATTAGGCTTTTTTCTCTACGTATTAAGGTCATGTGATGTGTTGCATCCGACACACGAAGCTCACATTAACACTTACAAGGCCAAAGTAAcacacaaataaaataaaaagatacaTGAAATGAAGTGCCCAAGGACATACATGTTCCGATTCTTTTGCTTCCTGGCAATTCAAATGTATAATTTTGTAAATCGCATAAGAAAGCTTTGATTAATCAGATAAAGCATCATTTCAGTCCATAAGTTATTTATATTGTCAATTTATCGTGCAATATCATTAGACAAATTGTTTTtcctaaaagtttaagttgttagGAAGCGGGTCAATAacatatttataatatatgaCTTAACACTCCCTCGCTCATGATAGTAGCCCCTATACATGCAAGACAAGTCATGAATAGAACTGCATTGACGGAATAATCTGCAGTATAAGAAAACGGGCAGAAGAAAATTTAGAGGGGGTGCTAGAATTCTAAACTCTCAACATGTTCTTTGATACTACGTTCCACAAATCATTTCTTTAAAACTTAAGTTACTAAAAAGCAGATAAactattttaccaaaaaaaaaaaaaaaagcagataAACTATGTATTTATAACATATGACTTAATAAATATGATTTGACTAGCACGCTTCCCATCCCCACCACCATTCAATCCAATGTTACGGCGTCGAATGCTCGGTATGCTATTTGTGTTCATGGAAATAACCTTCCATGCACGATTAGTGAATGAAGTGATATGGAGTTGccttctttttgctctttggcATCTTTTGTCACTGCCTGTGCGTAGGATTCCCCTTTAAGGATTTTTATTGCTACTGAAATTACTATCTTTTTCGTGCAATGATTggtgaaagagagaggggggcaTGCCAACGAAGGTGATGCAAATTCTTCAGGACGAAAATAGCAATTCAATCGACGGACTTTTATTGATTATGATCATGGTGATAACAAGTCAAAACCGAATGACACCAGCCAATCAATTTCATTAAGCTTCTAAAAGGAATGTCTTTAACTTAACCTAATAAAGTAAATTTCATTTTGCATGTACTTATTCTACGTACTTATTTTACGAAAGGGCCGGTGATGACGAACCTCATTGAACAATAACATATGTACTCTTCTTTTGGCTCAAAATTATCTAGAACAATAATGTTTTGGGCCAAAGCTCTTTTCAAGTTTAATTATGGGAAAGTGAAAAATTGTCGAGATGATGACATAACTTTAAAGTGTATTAGGTGAGGAAGCATAGCTGGATGTTAGTATTCTTAGATCGGATTAGATAAGCTTACGTGGACTCTCATGACCGACCATATAACCAAAGCATTGTCTCCCTTTTCATTCAATTTAAGAACATGACTTTTCGGCGTTTGTCAATGTTTTATTGCATTTTGTATTACTCCTTGTCTGAGAATAGTTGATCAAGCACCATTTCTTTATCGAATTATGAAAGTCGGATACatcaattttctctctttcctttccccctcactctctctctctctctctctctctccctctctctcgatgACGCAATTTGTCCTTGTCTTTTCATATTAAATTTTGGACGGCTGAACTCACTCCCTGGCAATTATTTCTTATTGAAGGCACACCTTATTCTCTTCCTAtttcaagatattatcttgGGCGGACTGCAATGGAGAATGCGACTGCACGAATTGCACTCTGCACAAATTGCACATTCAACAAGTCCACTCAATCAATTAGAATCAATAGATACTTATCTCGTGCTTTAAACCCACAATGGATTGTCTTGAGTTTGCTCTTTGAAAATCTTGGTTTACCTCTTGGTTTAAACTACTACGTGTGAACTATAGTGTAATTTGTATGTTAGaacattcaaataataaatcatgtctttatctaataacttaaatttagAACAATTAGTGGTTGTTTCATAAAATCTCATTAGTTTAAGAGCCAATGTTATTACTTTTCGTAAATGTGCCCTTATTTACCATCCCAATTATATATTTCCATGTTTTTGATTTAGGCTTAAGTCCAGCATATGCATGAAGGAGAatgtttgaatatttaaataataaatcatgttttcatttaatagcttaagtttttggGATGAACTTTCCTAATAGAGCAGGGGTTCTAAGTTTAAATTCTTCCAAACCCTTGTTTGCCTCCCTAATGCATATTTCCATGCTTTAGGCTAAGGCCAAAGTCCAACCTACGTGAGAAGgggagtgttaaaatatttaaataataagtcATGTCTTCATTTATCAACTTGAGCTTTTAGAGTTGTGATCTCACAAAATCTTACATGGTATTAAAGCCGTTATTCTTAAGAAATGGTAAGTGCTTGGTGCATCCAAGCGCTCCATCCTCGCCGCCCAACAAGTTTTACTCTGTGCACACCAGTCTTTGAGGATGGGCTTAATTGAGTCTATTCCACGATGGTCATGTCTCCACACAAATCGCATCGCCTAGtctagttttattttatttttcttttaaatttttcacggatgttgtttcttttgatgcTAGCTGCACAGTCTACATTGCTCAATCGGCCGTGTAGATTGCTTGATGCTGTGGCGTCGACTGTATAGGCCGCATTGCTTGATCACTATCTTGCAAACTAGCCATGCAAACTAGTCACACTAGCTTCTTGCTGTTTGCCCTATTATTCTCGACCTTTCGCATGTTGTTTCGAGAAGCCAACACCACCATTAGACTTGCCGCTCTCAAACTAGCTATATTTGGAAGTTCTACCAAGAATAGCCGTTGAAGG
The nucleotide sequence above comes from Eucalyptus grandis isolate ANBG69807.140 chromosome 2, ASM1654582v1, whole genome shotgun sequence. Encoded proteins:
- the LOC104432770 gene encoding aquaporin TIP1-3, with protein sequence MPISRIAIGSPAEIGQVDALKAGLAEFISMLIFVFAGEGSGMAFNKLTDDGSTTPAGLVAASLAHAFALFVAVSVGANISGGHVNPAVTFGAFVGGHITLSRSVLYWVAQLLGSVVACLLLKFSTGGMETSAFSLSSDVTVWNALVFEIVMTFGLVYTVYATAVDPKKGNIGIVAPIAIGFIVGANILAGGAFDGASMNPAVSFGPAVVSWSWDSHWVYWLGPFVGAGIAAVVYDTFFINQSTHEQLPSADF